tgttgcctaggctggagtgcagtggcacgatatctgctaactgcaacctccgcctcctgggttcaaacgattcctgTGCCTCAtactcccaagcagctgggattacagttgtgtgccacaactttcggctaattttcgtatttttttgtacagacggggtttcaccatgttggccaggctggtcttgaactcctgacctcaggtgatctgcccgccttggcctcccaaattactgggattacaggtgtgacccactgcgcccggccattaaaactttttaacaCAAACTCTTCAAAATGCCATCTTTTGTAACCTTCATAGGTTACAAAAGGTATTAATAGATTGAGATTTGCTGGGGGaaagaaagctaaaaaataagtcagctttcttttctgtaaccatttaaagaaatacaaagtaatTCTACAGGTAATTCCTTGGTGGGcttatttggtaatttttttctttcttttccatttttctcttactctttGGTTTGTAGGAGAACCCCTTTATTCCCAGGAGGCAATTTTGAGTCCCAACATGTCCTGCATCATCTCCTGTGCCCACTGCCAAAGGAAGGCTACCAGAGCGTGGGTTTCAGCACAGCTCTGATTGGATGATAAGCAAGGAGAGTAATATGCTGCTAGGgggttagagaaaaaaaaaaacaaacaaactagaatACCAGAATGTAGTATTTCAAATTTCCTCCCTCCAAATCAAAAGCCTTGTGAATGAAATTATGACCATTATTCAAGTGTAATTATACTGAGTATGTAAAATGGAAACACTGAAAGTAAATCATACATTTGGATATTACATTTCATATTTGAGAACATTccagaaacattttattattgttgagtGTAATGTCAGGAGACAAACTTCTAcaaattttatacataaatttttccattttctctgtttcccaTTTATGTCAAGTTGAACACATGGTATGACTTTTaatattctctcttccttctccttccccacaTTGAATGTCAAGTGATCACACTCAATCTTGATTATCCTAAATTTACCCTTAGGCTCTATCACCCCATTGTGTGTTGCAGCCAGAACAAGagggtttttaaattaatatcaaaaggagaggccaggcttggtggctcatgcttataattccagcactttggaaagctggggcaggaagatcccttgagcccaggaatttcagaccagcctgggcaacatagtgagattttgtctctacaaaaaaaaaaagatttttttaatttagcagggtgtggtggcatgccctgtagtctcagctactatggaggctgaggtgggaggatcacttgatcctggaaggtggaggctgcagtaagccgagtgGCACCAGTACACTCCtgtcaaaagagagagagagacagaggctcTAAATAAacctataaaactataaaactgggGTCTTATGGATGCTAGCAAATATCTTGGAAAGAACTGCCAGCTCCAGTCAATTACGGAAGACCACGGCGGCTACAAGCTGTTTTCCAGCTCAGGCGTCAACTCGTGGAAACTGGGTAATACCGAGGGAACTGCGGATTCTCGCGTGAACAGGATCTCGCAGATGTGGGGGCGTAGGAAGAGTCTCCTCAGGCCCGCTCCAACCCCCAACGGACTTAGGGGTTGGCGGTGAACTACGGGTGGCCCCGCGCCGCGCCAGCTGGGGGCGCCGGAGCGGGAGCGCGGGGCGGCGCCGTTGGGATCACagccgaggcgggagaatggcttccagcttcaagAAGCCCAGCGCCGCCCCCACCAGCCAAAAGAGAAAGTTGGCGCCTAAGCCCGAGCTCACTGAAGATCAGAAGCAAGAAGTTCGGGAAGCGTTTGACCTCTTTGACGCGGACGGAAGCGGGACCATCGACGTGAAGGAGCTGAAGGTGGCCATGAGAGCTCTGGGCTTCGAACCCAGGAAGGAAGAGATGAAGAAGATGATCTCCGAGGTGGACAAGGAAGGCACGGGGAAGATCAGCTTCAATGACTTCCTGGCCGTGATGACTCAGAAGATGTCCGAGAAGGACACCAAAGAAGAAATCCTGAAGGCCTTCAGGCTCTTT
The nucleotide sequence above comes from Macaca thibetana thibetana isolate TM-01 chromosome 18, ASM2454274v1, whole genome shotgun sequence. Encoded proteins:
- the CETN1 gene encoding centrin-1 — encoded protein: MASSFKKPSAAPTSQKRKLAPKPELTEDQKQEVREAFDLFDADGSGTIDVKELKVAMRALGFEPRKEEMKKMISEVDKEGTGKISFNDFLAVMTQKMSEKDTKEEILKAFRLFDDDETGKISFKNLKRVANELGENLTDEELQEMIDEADRDGDGEVNEEEFLRIMKKTNLY